GCTGGCGTTCATGCCGCACGGCGAGAACGTGATCCTGGTCCTCGAAAACGGCGTGCCGGTCCGGGCGGTCATGAAGGACATCGCCGAGGAAATCGTGGTGATGGGGGACAGGCTTGACCTGCCCCAAGCCGTGTCCCGGATCAAGGTGGACATTCCCGATGGGGAGAAGGTCCTGGCAATCTTCACCGACGTGTTCGACTGCATCTTCCGGTTCCTGGGTGCCCTCCTGGAGGAAGACGGCGTGCTCGGCGGCGACGAATTCTGGCGCATCGCGGCTGCCGCCATCCACGGCTACCAGGCAGAGCACCCGGAACTCGCGGACCAGTTTGCCCGGCATGACCTGTTTGCCGCAGATTTCCAGTTCTCCTGCCTGAACAGGCTGCAGCTGCGCAACAACCAGCAGATGCTGGACCTTGCCGACCCCTCCGGCGGCCTGCAGATGGCCGGCCGGCTGGACAATCCGCTGGCGAAGTTCGCTTGAGGAGGGTTCCGTCGAGATGGCATGTGACGGCAGTCCTGGTCGCAGGGAGCGCCGTGATGTGCCATCTCGGCGCTGGATAGGGGAGGCGCCCGGCGCAAGGGGATACTAGGCTTGCGGCATGACCGAACAAGTTGCCGGATCCACTGCCCTGATCACCGGCGCCACGGCTGGCCTCGGCGCCGAGTTCGCCCGCCAGCTCGCAGAGCAGGGCCACCACCTTGTGCTTGTTGCGCGGGACAGGGAGCGGCTCCAGGCCGCCGCGCACGAGCTTGAGAACAACTACAGCATCACCGCGGAAGTGCTGTCCGCGGACCTGACGGACGACACCGGGGTGGCCTCCGTCGTCGAACGCCTGTCCGATGCGTCGCGGCCGGTGGAAATCCTGGTCAACAACGCCGGGATCGGCTTGCTGAAGAGTTTTGAGAAGAACAGCCTGGATGAGGAACGCGGGCACCTCCGGCTGCATGTCCAGACGCCCATGGAACTGTGCCACGCGGCCCTGCAGGGCATGCTGGCGCGCGGTTCGGGCAGGATCATCAACGTGGCCAGCGTCGCCGCGTTCGCCAACCGGGGGAGCTACTCGGCGGCCAAGGCCTGGCAGGTGAGCTTCACACGCTGGGCCAACCTCGCGTACGCCGGCAGCGGGGTGAAAGTGACGGCGGTATGCCCCGGCTTCACCCACACCGAGTTCCACGACCGCATGGGCATGGACAAAACGGCCGCCCCGCGCTGGCTATGGCTGAACGCCGACCGCGTGGTCCGGGAAGGGCTGGCTGACAATGAACGCGGCCGGGCCGTTTCCATCCCCACGAAGCGGTACAAAGTGGTTGCCGCCGTCTCCCGGATGCTGCCCGCCCGGTTCACGTCAGGGCCGCCGAAGAGGCCTGCGAAGTAGCCGCCTTCCGGAACTGCGTGCCTCAACCCGCCGTGCGCCGGCGGCGCCGGATCAGCACAATGACCAGGATGCCGATCACGGCACCCACCACGGTTTCCACGCCGCGTTCCGAGATGAGGACGTAGGGGTCGGCGGGGGCGGCGAGCTGCGTCATCAGCAGGATCACGGGCGTGAAGGACACCATGGCCAGGCCGTAGTGCCGGGTCATGAAAAGTTCGGAGGTGAACTGGAAGACGACCACCAGCAGCGCCAGCACGGCGGCTTCCGCCCCGGGGAAGAACCGCAAGGGGGCCCAGGGGACCGGAAGCAGTACGACGGCGACCAGCACCAGGCCAAGGAACGTCCCCATGATGCGGTGAAGTCCGCGGTGCACACTGCTTGGCAGGTCGGCGCCGGCGAGGGGAACCGCGGCGGCAGCCATGGCCCAGTGCGGGTGGCCGCTGCCGCTCAGAACGCCGATTGCGCCTGCGGTCCAGACCGCCAGGACATACCGTGCCGCGTGGATCATGGCCGCGTGCCTCCGTGGTCCGCGCAAGGGCAGCGAGGCCCTCCCCGCCCCCCGTTGCCACTCACGGCCGCGGACCCAGCCGCCGAACCCGATAACCATTGAAAACGCCGCGGCGGCCGCGGCAATGAGCAGCGCGGCGAACCAGGGAACCGTTGTGGGTACCGAAGCGCAGGCGCCCAGGGCCAGGATGCCGAAGAACGGGCCGTTGGGTTTGAGATGCACCCTGTCCGAGAAGACCGAACCGACGCCTGCCAGCAGGGCTTCCACACCCACCAGCCACCACGAATGCAGGTGGTTAACGGAGAGGAAGACGCCCACACCCACGCCGCTGAGCAGGACCAGTGCGGCCTGTGCCTGGTGCGTGAGGCGGAGCTGGTGGGGCTCGGTCCGCCCGTACATTCCGGTCAGTGCGCCGAACACGGCGTAAATGATCAGCTCCGGGCGCCCAAGAACGAGGAGCGTCAGGGAGGGAACGGCCACGCTCACGGCCACGCGCAGGGCCGACAAGTGATCGTTGTTGGCAGGGCCCAAGCTGTGCAGGGCGCGGAGATGCCCCATGATGGCGTGGGCCATGCGTACCTCCACTCTTCCGTGCATTCTGTCTTCAAAAAGTCTGCCAGACGCGCGAGAGGCCTGCTTTGCATGCCGTCACAAAGGGCATCGTGCAAAGCAGGCCTCGCCGGGCGGGGAACAGGACTACAAGGTCAGACCTTGGCCGGAACCTTCTCGGGTTCCTGAACCTGATCCTCGAACGGCATCTCATCCAGGTTGATCAGGGGGTTCTCGTCCTGGGTGGCCACGAGCTCGTGGGCCTCAGCCTTGGTATCCACGCTGGGCATGGACCCCGGCAGCGGACGGTTGGCCGATTCCTTCAGGAAGTAGATCGCGACGGCGCCGATGGCCGATGTGGCCATCAGGTAGTAGGCG
This genomic window from Arthrobacter sp. 24S4-2 contains:
- a CDS encoding SDR family oxidoreductase codes for the protein MTEQVAGSTALITGATAGLGAEFARQLAEQGHHLVLVARDRERLQAAAHELENNYSITAEVLSADLTDDTGVASVVERLSDASRPVEILVNNAGIGLLKSFEKNSLDEERGHLRLHVQTPMELCHAALQGMLARGSGRIINVASVAAFANRGSYSAAKAWQVSFTRWANLAYAGSGVKVTAVCPGFTHTEFHDRMGMDKTAAPRWLWLNADRVVREGLADNERGRAVSIPTKRYKVVAAVSRMLPARFTSGPPKRPAK
- a CDS encoding FUSC family protein is translated as MAHAIMGHLRALHSLGPANNDHLSALRVAVSVAVPSLTLLVLGRPELIIYAVFGALTGMYGRTEPHQLRLTHQAQAALVLLSGVGVGVFLSVNHLHSWWLVGVEALLAGVGSVFSDRVHLKPNGPFFGILALGACASVPTTVPWFAALLIAAAAAAFSMVIGFGGWVRGREWQRGAGRASLPLRGPRRHAAMIHAARYVLAVWTAGAIGVLSGSGHPHWAMAAAAVPLAGADLPSSVHRGLHRIMGTFLGLVLVAVVLLPVPWAPLRFFPGAEAAVLALLVVVFQFTSELFMTRHYGLAMVSFTPVILLMTQLAAPADPYVLISERGVETVVGAVIGILVIVLIRRRRRTAG